The Pseudokineococcus lusitanus genome includes the window GTACGCCGGCCCCGGCGGCGAGGCCGAGATGCTCGGCGTCTACTTCGCGGACGCCGGCCAGCACCTCGAGCACCGCTCCTTCGTCGACCACGCGCAGCCCCGCTGCACGAGCGACGTCCGCTACAAGGGCGCGCTGCAGGGCGAGACCGCCCGCACCGTCTGGGTCGGCGACGTCCTCATCCGCGCCGCGGCGCAGGGCACCGACTCCTACGAGCTCAACCGCAACCTCGTCCTCACCGACGGCGCCCGCGCCGACTCGGTCCCCAACCTCGAGATCGAGACGGGCGACATCGAGGGCGCCGGGCACGCCAGCGCGACCGGCCGCTTCGACGACGAGCAGCTCTTCTACCTGCAGTCGCGCGGCCTCCCCGAGGACGTCGCCCGCCGCCTCGTCGTCCGCGGCTTCTTCGCCGACGTCGTCCAGCGCATCGGTGTCGCCGAGGTGTCCGACACGGTCATGGAGCTCATCGACGCCGAGCTGGACCTCGCCGTCGGCCCGGCCGCGGTCGCGCCGGAGGCGCTCGCCGTCGCCGCCACGGGGACGGGCGCGTGAGCCTCGTCCGCGTGCTCGCCGAGCACGACCTCGAGCCCGGCTCCCTGCGGGCCGTCGAGGTCCGCGGCGAGGACGGCACGCTGCTGCCCGTCGTCGTCGTCCGCGCCGAGGACGGCGGCTACCACGCCCTCGGCGACGAGTGCTCGCACCAGAGCGTCCTGCTCTCCGAGGGCGACGACGACGCCGTCGAGGGCTGCAGCGTCGAGTGCTGGCTGCACGGCTCGCGCTTCGACCTGCGGACCGGGCGCCCGTCGGGCCCGCCGGCCGTCTCGCCCGTGCCCGTCTACCGCTGCGAGGTGAGCGACGGGGACGTCCTCGTCGACGTCGACCAGCGGCAGCAGGCCGGCGCGGCCTGAGCCGCCCGCACCACGCAGCGCACCACCCAGCACCACCCCACCGAGACCACCCGGGCGCCCTGCCGGCGCCCCCACAGCCCCCGAGGGCGAGGAGATGGCATGGCCACCCTGGAGATCCGCGACCTGCACGTCCGCGTCGAGACCGACGGCGAGCCCACCGAGATCCTCAAGGGCGTCGACCTGACCGTGGAGTCGGGCCAGACGCACGCGATCATGGGCCCCAACGGCTC containing:
- a CDS encoding non-heme iron oxygenase ferredoxin subunit; the encoded protein is MSLVRVLAEHDLEPGSLRAVEVRGEDGTLLPVVVVRAEDGGYHALGDECSHQSVLLSEGDDDAVEGCSVECWLHGSRFDLRTGRPSGPPAVSPVPVYRCEVSDGDVLVDVDQRQQAGAA